One region of Chitinophaga varians genomic DNA includes:
- a CDS encoding DedA family protein, translated as MDQILEFFKHLINPSWIIEHGGLYLLLAIIFAETGLFIGFFLPGDSLLFVAGIYSADLCRSFFDMPFFVVMLLIALAGVLGNMVGFWFGNKSGPLLFKKKDTFFFKKKHLHQAHDFFVKYGGGAIFLARFLPIIRTFAPIVAGMVQMDKKKFMLFNVIGSFSWVFSMMLAGHYLDKFFPNLKNHLELIILVIIVITTLPVIIKLLSGKVKHHPDPNQSEVTNTSDTTL; from the coding sequence ATGGACCAGATTTTAGAGTTTTTTAAACACCTCATTAATCCCTCGTGGATTATTGAACACGGTGGCCTGTACCTGTTACTGGCGATTATTTTTGCGGAGACCGGTTTATTTATTGGCTTTTTTCTCCCCGGCGATTCCTTGCTTTTTGTAGCAGGCATTTACAGTGCAGATCTCTGCCGGAGCTTCTTCGATATGCCGTTTTTTGTAGTGATGCTGCTGATTGCGCTGGCCGGTGTGCTGGGTAACATGGTAGGCTTCTGGTTTGGTAATAAATCCGGCCCGTTGTTATTTAAAAAGAAAGATACTTTTTTCTTTAAAAAGAAACACCTGCACCAGGCACATGACTTCTTTGTGAAATACGGTGGCGGCGCTATTTTCCTGGCCCGTTTCCTTCCCATCATCCGCACTTTTGCCCCTATTGTGGCCGGTATGGTGCAGATGGACAAAAAGAAGTTCATGCTGTTTAATGTGATCGGTTCCTTCTCGTGGGTATTTTCCATGATGCTGGCCGGCCACTACCTGGACAAATTCTTTCCCAACCTGAAAAATCACCTGGAGCTGATCATACTGGTTATCATTGTGATCACTACTTTACCGGTGATCATTAAACTGCTCTCCGGAAAGGTGAAACATCATCCGGACCCGAATCAGTCAGAAGTGACCAACACATCGGACACGACTTTATAA
- a CDS encoding MarR family winged helix-turn-helix transcriptional regulator has protein sequence MSNLEKLITQKNFGDEYQRGLVSLIFIGNWITSRHQQFFKRYDITMQQYNILRILRGQHPKAASINVLKDRMLDKMSDVSRLVERLRKADLVERKSCELDRRAVDVKITVKGLELLNAIDTELNHLNDTFKALNEKELSQLNKLLDKMLEAYH, from the coding sequence ATGTCAAATCTTGAAAAACTAATTACACAAAAAAATTTCGGAGACGAATATCAACGGGGACTGGTGAGCCTCATCTTTATCGGCAACTGGATCACCTCCCGCCATCAGCAGTTTTTCAAACGTTACGACATCACCATGCAGCAGTACAACATACTGCGCATCCTTCGCGGACAGCACCCTAAAGCAGCCAGTATCAACGTGCTGAAAGACCGTATGCTCGACAAAATGAGCGACGTGTCACGTCTCGTGGAAAGACTGCGTAAAGCAGACCTGGTGGAACGTAAAAGTTGTGAACTGGACAGAAGAGCAGTAGACGTAAAAATCACTGTCAAAGGTCTGGAACTGCTCAACGCCATTGATACAGAACTCAATCATCTCAATGACACCTTCAAGGCGCTGAACGAAAAAGAACTCAGCCAGCTCAATAAACTGCTGGACAAAATGCTGGAAGCCTATCACTAA
- a CDS encoding MFS transporter has protein sequence MKTDSRSASIFNIAVIVASLGYFVDIYDLLLFTIVRVPSLKELGLPQNEIDAGAGLLLINIQMLGLLIGGIVWGIIGDKKGRLSVLFGSILIYSVANIANGFVHSINGYVLWRFVAGFGLAGELGAGITLVSEILPKEKRGYGTMIVATVGVSGAVAANLIAKLVGDWRICYFIGGGLGLCLLILRVSVMESHMFNAVRTSTTARGSFHALFTSRERFLKYLKCILLGAPTWFVVGILIAFSNKFAKEMNVMGAISPGDAVAFCYAGLTLGDFSSGLISQLWRSRRKVMLVFLLLTGAMVAVYLNMFGAATWVFYTVCFILGFSVGFWAIFVTIAAESFGTNLRATVATTVPNFARGMLPLISLLFVQVQHYFTFLQSGAIVAVVCIGIAMIAAWNIEETFGKDLNYLEEI, from the coding sequence ATGAAAACTGATAGCCGCTCAGCTTCTATCTTTAACATTGCCGTGATCGTTGCGTCACTGGGCTATTTTGTAGATATCTATGATCTGCTCCTCTTCACCATTGTACGGGTCCCCAGCCTGAAAGAACTGGGATTGCCGCAAAACGAAATTGATGCCGGCGCCGGCCTGCTGCTCATTAATATTCAGATGCTGGGCCTGTTGATAGGCGGCATTGTATGGGGCATCATCGGCGATAAAAAAGGACGTCTAAGTGTATTGTTCGGTTCCATCCTCATTTATTCTGTAGCAAATATTGCCAATGGTTTTGTGCATAGTATCAACGGATATGTTTTATGGCGTTTTGTGGCAGGCTTTGGATTGGCGGGGGAGCTGGGCGCAGGCATTACACTGGTATCGGAGATACTGCCGAAAGAAAAGCGCGGTTATGGTACCATGATTGTGGCCACTGTTGGGGTTTCCGGGGCGGTAGCCGCCAATCTGATTGCTAAACTGGTAGGTGACTGGCGCATCTGTTATTTTATAGGAGGTGGTCTGGGCCTATGTTTGTTGATATTGCGGGTGAGTGTGATGGAGTCCCATATGTTTAATGCCGTGCGTACTTCCACTACGGCCAGGGGCAGTTTTCATGCGTTATTCACCAGCCGGGAGCGGTTTCTCAAATATTTGAAATGTATTCTGTTAGGAGCGCCTACCTGGTTTGTGGTAGGTATCCTGATTGCTTTCTCCAATAAGTTTGCGAAGGAAATGAATGTGATGGGCGCTATCAGTCCGGGAGATGCTGTGGCTTTCTGTTATGCAGGGCTTACGTTAGGTGATTTTTCATCGGGTTTGATCAGCCAGTTATGGAGAAGCCGGCGTAAGGTAATGTTGGTGTTCCTGTTGCTGACAGGTGCTATGGTGGCGGTATACCTGAATATGTTCGGGGCTGCTACCTGGGTGTTTTATACGGTTTGTTTTATTCTTGGTTTCAGTGTTGGTTTCTGGGCCATTTTTGTCACTATTGCCGCCGAAAGTTTTGGCACCAACCTGCGGGCCACCGTGGCTACCACGGTGCCTAATTTTGCCCGTGGCATGTTACCGTTGATATCCCTGTTGTTTGTGCAGGTGCAGCATTATTTTACCTTTCTGCAAAGCGGTGCTATCGTAGCCGTGGTATGTATTGGTATAGCGATGATAGCGGCCTGGAATATTGAAGAAACTTTTGGAAAAGACCTGAATTACCTGGAAGAAATTTAG
- a CDS encoding peroxiredoxin family protein, giving the protein MRQFFLFVLCCVPMFLKAQSTTPSKPAYLQYPVVPAFPLTLPDGHTITKNDLRKNEKTMVFVFSVDCDHCKHLTEEVLKNIDKFKNVQILMVTPFKVEQMKEYYDHYNIQKYPNIVMASEPTRQIMYFYDLHYFPGLYLYDKKQQFIKGFEGTVKLDSLVHYLASRPLKWQ; this is encoded by the coding sequence ATGCGTCAGTTTTTCTTATTTGTATTGTGTTGTGTACCAATGTTCCTGAAGGCTCAAAGTACCACCCCATCCAAACCGGCTTATTTACAGTATCCCGTTGTTCCGGCATTCCCGCTGACACTCCCCGACGGCCATACCATCACCAAGAACGACCTCCGCAAAAACGAAAAAACCATGGTTTTTGTTTTTAGCGTGGATTGTGACCACTGTAAACACCTGACGGAAGAAGTGCTGAAAAACATTGACAAATTCAAAAATGTGCAGATTCTGATGGTAACGCCCTTTAAAGTAGAACAGATGAAGGAATATTATGACCACTATAATATCCAGAAATACCCCAATATTGTGATGGCCAGCGAACCTACCCGCCAGATCATGTATTTCTACGACCTGCACTATTTCCCGGGACTTTATCTGTACGATAAAAAACAGCAGTTCATCAAAGGATTTGAGGGCACCGTTAAACTGGATTCACTGGTACATTACCTGGCCAGTCGCCCGCTGAAATGGCAATAA
- the efp gene encoding elongation factor P yields MATTADIRTGLIIKLDNSLYSVVEFGQNKTARAAAKVWAKLKGVDNSRSIEHTWNSGDTIFPVRIEKKAFQFLYKDDTGYNFMDNETFEQIAMAEQTIDAPQFLKEGQEVMVQINTETEQYMAVELPDKIVMQVTYSEPGVKGDTATRTLKPATVETGATVMVPLFVEEGELIRVNAKTGEYIERVKG; encoded by the coding sequence ATGGCTACCACCGCAGATATCAGAACAGGATTAATCATCAAGCTGGATAACAGTTTGTATTCTGTTGTAGAGTTTGGTCAAAACAAAACCGCCCGTGCTGCAGCAAAAGTTTGGGCTAAATTGAAGGGCGTTGACAATAGCCGTTCTATAGAGCACACCTGGAACTCCGGAGACACCATTTTCCCGGTTCGTATCGAGAAAAAGGCGTTTCAGTTTTTATATAAGGATGACACCGGTTACAACTTCATGGACAATGAAACTTTTGAGCAGATTGCCATGGCTGAACAAACCATCGATGCTCCTCAGTTCCTGAAAGAAGGCCAGGAAGTAATGGTTCAGATCAATACTGAAACTGAACAGTACATGGCGGTGGAACTGCCTGACAAAATTGTTATGCAGGTTACTTATTCTGAACCAGGCGTAAAGGGTGATACTGCTACCCGCACCCTGAAGCCTGCTACTGTAGAAACCGGTGCTACCGTGATGGTGCCGCTGTTTGTGGAAGAAGGCGAACTGATCCGTGTGAATGCAAAAACCGGCGAATACATCGAGAGAGTAAAGGGTTAA
- the mdh gene encoding malate dehydrogenase, translated as MKVTVVGAGNVGATCANVLAHRDFLQEVVLLDIKEGTAEGKALDTWQQAPIDYYSTKVTGVTNDYAKTANSDVVVITSGLPRKPGMSRDDLISTNANIVKSVTENITKHSPDAIIIVVSNPLDVMTYCAYLTAKKSSSKVFGMAGILDTARYRAFLADEIGCSPKDIQAILMGGHGDTMVPLPRYTTVSGIPVTELVAADKLDAIIQRTKVGGGEIVNLLGTSAWYAPGAAAAQMVEAIVKDEKRIFPVCAWLTGEYGLKDIYLGVPVVLGKNGIEKILELQLNADEKALLNTSAQHVKEVMDVLDKMQSATA; from the coding sequence ATGAAAGTTACAGTAGTAGGAGCTGGGAATGTGGGCGCAACCTGCGCCAATGTGCTGGCCCATAGAGATTTTCTGCAGGAAGTGGTTTTACTGGATATTAAGGAAGGAACAGCTGAAGGAAAGGCCCTGGACACATGGCAGCAGGCTCCCATTGATTATTACAGTACCAAGGTGACCGGCGTTACCAACGATTACGCCAAAACTGCCAACAGCGATGTGGTAGTCATCACCTCCGGTCTCCCCCGCAAACCCGGCATGAGCCGCGACGACTTGATTTCCACCAACGCCAACATCGTTAAATCAGTCACTGAAAATATTACCAAACACTCACCAGACGCCATTATCATCGTTGTCAGCAACCCGCTGGACGTAATGACCTATTGCGCGTACCTCACGGCTAAAAAAAGCAGCTCCAAAGTATTCGGCATGGCCGGCATCCTTGATACCGCCCGCTACCGCGCTTTCCTGGCAGATGAGATCGGATGTTCCCCTAAAGATATTCAGGCCATCCTGATGGGCGGCCACGGCGATACCATGGTGCCCCTCCCCCGTTATACGACCGTAAGCGGTATTCCGGTAACAGAACTGGTAGCTGCCGATAAGCTTGATGCTATCATCCAACGCACCAAAGTAGGCGGTGGCGAAATAGTAAACCTCCTTGGCACCTCTGCCTGGTACGCTCCCGGTGCTGCAGCAGCCCAAATGGTGGAAGCCATCGTGAAAGATGAAAAACGCATCTTCCCCGTTTGTGCATGGCTCACCGGCGAATACGGCCTGAAAGACATCTACCTGGGCGTTCCTGTGGTACTGGGTAAAAACGGTATCGAAAAAATACTGGAACTGCAACTCAATGCCGACGAAAAAGCACTGCTCAATACTTCCGCCCAACACGTGAAAGAAGTAATGGACGTTCTGGACAAAATGCAGTCTGCTACTGCTTAA